Proteins encoded within one genomic window of Kibdelosporangium phytohabitans:
- a CDS encoding KamA family radical SAM protein, with amino-acid sequence MTATVGGDPTVAAAIQAGDEQPYSYTRHELVEPDWRRFPGWRDVTEAQWRDAQWQRVHCLRNIKQLRALLGDLLDERFYEDLAADQEHLATMSMLLPPQMLNTMAPDAGADPVKFTEAFYADPIRRYMLPVRSDRDPLWPNHPYSSRDSLHEAEMWVVEGLTHRYPTKVLAELLSTCPQYCGHCTRMDLVGNSTSQVDKHKLTLKPVDRQDEMISYLKKTPGVRDVVVSGGDVANVPWHQLESFLMRLMDIDTVRDIRLATKALAGLPQHWLQPKVVEGLERVARTAHRRGVNLAIHTHVNHVQSVTPLVAEAARTALDVGVRDVRNQGVLMRGVNATSADLLDLCFALQGEANILPYYFYMCDMIPNAEHWRVSVWEAQELQHAIMGYLPGYATPRIVCDVPYVGKRWVHQLQEYDRDRGISYWTKNYRTGIEHADPDALTRQYPYYDPIRTLPDAGQEWWSKQA; translated from the coding sequence ATGACGGCAACAGTCGGTGGGGATCCCACCGTCGCCGCAGCGATCCAGGCCGGCGACGAGCAGCCGTACTCCTACACGCGGCATGAACTCGTCGAACCGGACTGGCGGCGTTTCCCCGGCTGGCGGGACGTCACCGAGGCGCAGTGGCGCGATGCCCAGTGGCAGCGGGTGCACTGCCTGCGCAACATCAAGCAGCTGCGTGCGCTGCTGGGAGACCTGCTCGACGAACGGTTCTACGAGGACCTGGCGGCCGACCAGGAACACCTGGCGACCATGTCGATGCTGCTGCCGCCGCAGATGCTCAACACCATGGCGCCGGACGCGGGCGCCGACCCGGTGAAGTTCACCGAGGCGTTCTACGCGGACCCGATCCGCCGCTACATGCTGCCGGTGCGCAGCGACCGCGACCCGTTGTGGCCCAACCACCCGTACTCGTCACGGGATTCGCTGCACGAGGCGGAGATGTGGGTCGTGGAGGGCCTGACGCACCGCTATCCCACGAAGGTGCTGGCCGAGCTGTTGTCGACCTGCCCGCAGTACTGCGGGCACTGCACCCGGATGGACCTGGTCGGCAACTCGACATCCCAGGTGGACAAGCACAAGCTGACGCTCAAGCCGGTGGACCGGCAGGACGAGATGATCTCGTACCTGAAGAAGACCCCGGGTGTGCGCGACGTCGTGGTCTCCGGCGGTGACGTGGCCAACGTGCCGTGGCACCAGCTGGAGTCGTTCCTGATGCGGCTGATGGACATCGACACCGTGCGCGACATCCGGCTGGCCACCAAGGCACTGGCCGGGCTGCCGCAGCACTGGCTGCAGCCGAAGGTCGTCGAAGGCCTGGAGCGGGTGGCGCGTACCGCGCACCGCCGTGGCGTGAACCTGGCCATCCACACGCACGTCAACCACGTGCAGTCGGTGACTCCGCTGGTGGCCGAGGCGGCGCGGACGGCGCTCGACGTCGGTGTGCGCGATGTGCGCAACCAGGGCGTGCTGATGCGGGGCGTCAACGCGACATCGGCGGACCTGCTCGACCTTTGCTTTGCCCTGCAAGGGGAAGCCAACATCCTGCCGTACTACTTCTACATGTGCGACATGATCCCCAACGCCGAGCACTGGCGCGTGTCGGTCTGGGAGGCGCAGGAACTACAGCACGCGATCATGGGCTACCTGCCCGGCTACGCCACACCGCGGATCGTGTGCGACGTGCCGTACGTCGGCAAGCGCTGGGTGCACCAATTGCAGGAATACGACCGGGACCGCGGAATCTCGTACTGGACGAAGAACTACCGCACCGGAATCGAACACGCCGACCCGGACGCGCTCACCCGTCAGTACCCGTATTACGACCCGATCCGCACATTGCCGGACGCGGGCCAGGAATGGTGGTCCAAGCAGGCCTGA
- a CDS encoding S8 family peptidase, whose product MRKTLGVGVAAIAAFAATAAPATAAEGNVVGAGADGAIRDSYIVVLKPGATTPAAGLAGRFGGRLGFTYQAINGFSVQVSERQAKRLAADPAVAYVEQDRAVRVTATQNNPPSWGLDRVDQRKLPLDKKYTYANTASNVNVYVIDTGVRATHKDFGGRVKQGYDFIDNDTNADDGYGHGTHVAGTIAGSQYGVAKGASIYPVRVLGNDGSGTTAGVIAGVNWITQNAKKPAVANASLGGGTSSTLDDAVRKSVAAGVTWVVAAGNSNTNADSFSPARVREAITVGATDKTDTRATYSNYGAALDLFAPGSGITSAWNTNDTATYTGNGTSFAAPHAAGAAALYLSTNTGATPAQVSQSLVAKATPGVVQNPGAGSPNRLLHTGP is encoded by the coding sequence GTGCGCAAAACCTTAGGCGTAGGCGTTGCCGCCATTGCCGCATTCGCGGCCACAGCCGCCCCGGCCACCGCGGCCGAGGGGAATGTCGTCGGAGCTGGCGCGGACGGCGCGATCCGTGACAGCTACATCGTGGTGCTCAAGCCAGGCGCCACCACGCCGGCCGCCGGCCTTGCAGGGAGGTTCGGCGGCCGGCTCGGCTTCACCTACCAGGCGATCAACGGGTTCTCCGTGCAGGTGAGCGAGCGCCAGGCCAAGCGGCTGGCCGCGGACCCGGCGGTGGCCTACGTCGAGCAGGACCGCGCGGTCCGCGTGACCGCGACCCAGAACAACCCGCCGTCGTGGGGTCTGGACCGCGTCGACCAGCGCAAACTGCCCCTGGACAAGAAGTACACGTACGCCAACACCGCGTCCAACGTGAACGTGTACGTGATCGACACCGGTGTCCGGGCGACGCACAAGGACTTCGGCGGACGCGTCAAGCAGGGCTACGACTTCATCGACAACGACACGAACGCCGACGACGGCTACGGCCACGGCACGCACGTCGCGGGCACGATCGCGGGCTCGCAGTACGGCGTGGCCAAGGGCGCGTCGATCTACCCGGTGCGCGTGCTGGGCAACGACGGCAGCGGCACCACCGCCGGTGTCATCGCGGGCGTCAACTGGATCACCCAGAACGCCAAGAAGCCCGCGGTGGCCAACGCCAGCCTCGGCGGTGGCACGTCGAGCACGCTCGACGACGCCGTACGCAAGTCGGTCGCAGCCGGTGTGACCTGGGTCGTCGCCGCGGGCAACTCCAACACCAACGCGGACTCGTTCTCCCCGGCACGTGTCCGTGAGGCGATCACCGTCGGCGCCACCGACAAGACCGACACCCGCGCCACCTACTCCAACTACGGCGCCGCGCTCGACCTGTTCGCTCCGGGTTCCGGCATCACCTCGGCCTGGAACACCAACGACACCGCCACCTACACCGGCAACGGCACGTCGTTCGCCGCGCCGCACGCGGCCGGCGCGGCGGCGTTGTACCTGTCCACCAACACCGGCGCGACACCCGCGCAGGTTTCCCAATCCCTGGTGGCGAAAGCGACTCCCGGGGTCGTGCAGAACCCGGGAGCCGGGTCGCCGAACCGCCTGCTTCACACCGGCCCGTAA
- a CDS encoding alpha/beta fold hydrolase, whose protein sequence is MPEFAGSTGTIHYRTWVPDEPGALLVHYHGLGEHVGLYEPFAAALNAAGIAVWAHDQLGHGRSDGTRVLIDNVDHLLDDAQTLLELARTAHPGLPVVLSGHSLGSAVATLLTAERLLPTHHAPSGLVLAGSSLVHVPGADSALVELLASGIDPMDLRKDPGEMSRNEAYARQIREDPLTWQGGIRLETLQALGIGAARLSAVIESQVLDVPVLLLHGEKDDMAPAAGAREAARLLPDARVVVFPDDLHNILNEIDREEVWKTLIGFVKEVTGD, encoded by the coding sequence ATGCCTGAGTTCGCGGGAAGCACCGGCACGATCCACTACCGGACCTGGGTCCCGGACGAGCCGGGTGCGCTGCTGGTGCACTACCACGGCCTGGGCGAGCACGTCGGCCTGTACGAACCGTTCGCCGCGGCCCTCAACGCGGCCGGGATCGCGGTCTGGGCGCACGACCAGCTCGGCCACGGCCGCAGCGACGGTACCCGTGTGCTGATCGACAACGTCGACCACCTGCTCGACGACGCGCAAACCCTGCTGGAGCTGGCGAGAACCGCGCACCCCGGCCTGCCGGTGGTGCTCAGCGGTCACTCGCTGGGCTCGGCGGTGGCGACGTTGCTGACCGCGGAACGCCTGCTGCCCACCCACCACGCGCCGTCCGGTCTGGTGCTGGCCGGGTCGTCGCTGGTGCACGTGCCGGGCGCGGACAGCGCGCTGGTGGAGTTGCTGGCGTCCGGCATCGACCCGATGGACCTGCGCAAGGACCCCGGCGAGATGAGCCGCAACGAGGCCTACGCGCGGCAGATCCGGGAGGACCCGCTCACCTGGCAGGGCGGGATCAGGCTGGAGACGTTGCAGGCGCTGGGAATCGGCGCCGCGCGGCTGTCCGCGGTGATCGAGTCGCAGGTGCTCGACGTGCCGGTGTTGCTGCTGCACGGCGAGAAGGACGACATGGCTCCCGCGGCCGGTGCCCGGGAAGCGGCCCGGCTGCTGCCCGACGCCCGCGTGGTGGTCTTCCCGGACGATCTGCACAACATCCTCAACGAGATCGACCGCGAGGAAGTGTGGAAAACGCTGATCGGCTTCGTCAAAGAGGTAACTGGCGATTAA